One segment of Pontibacter akesuensis DNA contains the following:
- a CDS encoding GIY-YIG nuclease family protein → MQTQDAHYYVYIFGDKPREDVEIGIAGNLQQHVLQHKSPQTSQVAPLQKAKLVYYEHYAASEEAQTREQQIKGGGMDSAYNLIESMNPNWLDLSDTLED, encoded by the coding sequence ATGCAGACACAGGACGCACATTATTATGTATACATTTTCGGTGATAAGCCACGCGAGGATGTAGAGATCGGAATAGCAGGGAATTTACAGCAGCATGTACTGCAGCACAAATCCCCGCAAACAAGCCAGGTGGCCCCGCTGCAGAAAGCCAAACTGGTGTACTACGAGCATTATGCCGCATCTGAGGAGGCACAGACACGCGAGCAGCAGATAAAGGGCGGGGGCATGGATTCTGCCTACAACCTGATTGAGTCGATGAACCCGAACTGGCTGGACCTTAGCGATACGCTGGAGGATTAA
- a CDS encoding carbon starvation CstA family protein, translating to MISFCLSVIALLLGYFFYSKFVERIFEVDPNRPTPAVTMRDDVDYLPMPQWKIFLIQFLNIAGLGPIFGAVAGAMWGPSAFLWIVLGSIFAGGVHDYFSGMLSIKHKGESITEITGRYLGDGMKQFMRAFTIILMIMVGAVFIMGPAKILNDMTGDIATVTTWVWCILVYYILSTVLPIDKLIGKLYPLFGVALLFMAFGLMIVLFKGDYVIPELTMASLTNMRTHPESFPLFPMLFVTIACGAISGFHASQSPMMARCMTNEKQGRSIFYGAMITEGVLALIWAAVSMSFFGGIRELNDTMVAQQGNAAYVVNVISNTMLGKIGGVLALLGVVAAPITSGDTAFRSARLIVADFTKSNQSKILNRLLISLPLFVVGFGLTLIDFGIVWRYFAWTNQTLATIVLWTVTVYLINEHKFYWVSLVPATFMTVVVVSYILVAPEGFSLSTDIAYPTGIGVALMLLIVTLIKANRIKNQKLEYAG from the coding sequence ATGATCTCATTCTGCCTCTCTGTTATTGCCCTGCTGCTGGGCTATTTCTTTTATTCTAAATTCGTGGAAAGGATTTTTGAGGTAGACCCGAATCGTCCTACCCCGGCTGTCACCATGCGCGATGACGTGGACTACCTGCCCATGCCGCAATGGAAAATATTCCTGATTCAGTTTCTGAACATTGCCGGCCTGGGGCCGATTTTTGGTGCGGTAGCGGGTGCCATGTGGGGGCCGTCTGCGTTTCTATGGATAGTGCTGGGGTCAATATTTGCCGGTGGCGTACATGACTACTTTTCGGGCATGCTCTCCATCAAGCACAAAGGCGAAAGCATAACAGAGATCACCGGCCGCTATTTGGGTGATGGCATGAAGCAATTTATGCGGGCTTTCACCATCATCCTGATGATCATGGTGGGGGCAGTTTTTATCATGGGCCCGGCCAAAATCCTCAACGACATGACAGGCGATATTGCCACCGTTACCACCTGGGTTTGGTGCATACTGGTGTATTACATCCTGTCCACGGTGCTGCCCATCGATAAGCTTATCGGCAAACTGTATCCGCTGTTCGGGGTGGCGCTGTTGTTTATGGCGTTCGGGTTAATGATTGTTCTTTTTAAAGGTGATTATGTAATTCCGGAGTTAACGATGGCGAGCCTGACGAACATGCGCACCCATCCAGAGAGTTTCCCTTTATTCCCGATGCTGTTCGTAACCATTGCCTGTGGCGCTATTTCAGGGTTTCATGCCTCGCAATCGCCGATGATGGCCCGCTGCATGACGAACGAGAAACAGGGCCGCAGCATTTTCTACGGCGCCATGATTACCGAAGGCGTGTTGGCCCTGATTTGGGCGGCAGTAAGTATGAGCTTCTTTGGCGGCATCCGCGAATTGAACGACACGATGGTGGCACAGCAGGGGAACGCCGCTTATGTGGTGAATGTCATTTCCAATACGATGCTGGGCAAGATTGGCGGTGTTCTGGCGCTACTAGGCGTGGTGGCTGCTCCCATCACCTCCGGCGATACCGCCTTCCGCAGTGCACGACTAATTGTAGCGGATTTTACTAAATCAAACCAGAGCAAGATATTGAACAGGTTGCTGATCAGTTTACCGCTGTTCGTGGTGGGTTTTGGCCTGACATTGATTGATTTTGGGATTGTATGGCGCTATTTTGCCTGGACAAACCAAACACTGGCCACTATTGTGCTCTGGACGGTAACAGTTTACCTGATAAACGAGCACAAGTTTTATTGGGTAAGCTTAGTACCGGCAACGTTCATGACAGTGGTGGTGGTGTCATACATCCTGGTGGCGCCGGAGGGTTTTAGCCTCTCAACAGATATTGCATATCCCACAGGTATCGGCGTAGCGCTCATGCTACTCATCGTCACCCTCATCAAAGCTAATCGCATTAAAAACCAGAAGTTGGAGTATGCCGGTTAA
- the dprA gene encoding DNA-processing protein DprA, with product MMETQNLYEVALTCLPGVGPLLTRQLVSYCGSAQAVFETPPGKLQKIPGVGPTLLKNIAAGSKTALLQAEEKLKMAAAHDVQLLFYTSSKFPNRLKTLPDAPTLLYYRGNADLNHHRIISMVGTRQITTYGQTVTERIVDELKPYNAMIVSGLAYGVDVVAHRAALQAGLPTIGVMATGPETVYPAVHRKYAERMLTQGGLLTENTFGTRPDAPRFPARNRIIAGMSDCTIVVEAALKSGTLITANIAHSYDKEVMAVPGNITSPVSEGTNYLIKSLKAAAYTSVQDLVELLNWDLQDEAKARKQHAAFDLSEYTADEIKVLQVLQQSREEQMDNLSWKAQVPVSLLASVLLGLEFKGMVKAMPGKRFAILS from the coding sequence ATGATGGAAACGCAAAACCTGTATGAAGTTGCCCTGACGTGCCTGCCCGGGGTAGGACCGCTGCTCACGCGCCAGTTGGTGAGTTACTGCGGTTCGGCCCAGGCTGTTTTTGAGACGCCTCCCGGAAAACTTCAGAAAATTCCGGGTGTTGGCCCTACCCTGCTGAAGAACATCGCCGCTGGTTCAAAAACAGCTTTATTGCAGGCGGAGGAAAAGCTGAAAATGGCTGCTGCGCACGACGTGCAACTTTTGTTTTATACTTCCTCTAAATTCCCCAACAGGCTTAAAACCTTACCCGACGCCCCGACGCTCCTCTACTACCGAGGCAATGCCGACCTAAACCATCACCGCATCATCAGCATGGTAGGCACCAGGCAGATAACCACTTATGGTCAGACGGTGACGGAGCGAATTGTGGACGAGCTGAAGCCGTACAATGCCATGATCGTGAGCGGCCTTGCCTATGGGGTGGATGTGGTGGCGCACCGGGCAGCCTTGCAGGCAGGACTGCCTACCATTGGCGTTATGGCTACCGGACCCGAAACCGTTTACCCCGCCGTGCACCGCAAGTATGCTGAGCGCATGCTAACGCAGGGAGGTTTGCTCACCGAGAATACTTTTGGCACCCGCCCCGACGCTCCCCGCTTCCCGGCCCGCAACCGCATCATAGCCGGTATGAGCGATTGCACCATTGTAGTGGAGGCAGCGCTGAAAAGCGGCACCCTCATCACCGCCAACATCGCCCACAGCTATGACAAAGAAGTAATGGCCGTGCCGGGGAACATTACCTCTCCCGTTTCCGAGGGCACCAATTACCTGATCAAATCACTTAAAGCGGCCGCCTATACTTCAGTGCAGGACCTGGTGGAGCTGCTGAACTGGGACTTACAGGATGAGGCGAAGGCCCGCAAGCAGCATGCTGCCTTTGATCTGAGTGAATACACAGCGGATGAAATTAAGGTACTGCAGGTGCTCCAGCAAAGCAGGGAAGAGCAAATGGACAACCTTAGCTGGAAAGCGCAGGTGCCTGTAAGCCTTTTGGCTTCGGTGCTTTTGGGGCTGGAATTTAAAGGAATGGTGAAGGCCATGCCCGGCAAACGCTTTGCCATACTTTCGTAA
- a CDS encoding RimK family protein, whose protein sequence is MRKIVVVDYPRDWDEAIEDTEVVDAQSYLTDTSYTDIRNARVFNLCRSYRYQSAGYYVSLLAEARSHKAIPSVTTMQDLKSPTIVRAITVEIEELIHKSLSGLKSENFTLSIYFGQNVAAKYEKLCKALHDHFQAPLLRAQFTCKDAWVLQSISAIPINDVPASHRSYLKEFAKAYFARHRFSGARISRKIYDLAILVDPQEKAPPSNQRAIQHFVEAAESQGFYTELITKDDYRRLAEFDALFIRETTAVNHHTYRFARKAFADGLVVIDDPTSILRCTNKVYLAELLTKAKVPIPKTMIIHKDNRKQVEAALGLPCVLKKPDSSFSQGVVKVKNQEDLQQQLDEMLCDSELIIGQEYTPTDFDWRIGVLDKQPLYACKYFMAKGHWQIYNWNVAKKKDEEGAGETVPFEQVPFHVLHTALKAANLIGDGLYGVDLKEIDGKAYVIEVNDNPSIDAGVEDRILKKDLYGAIVKSIKKRIDNNKNIRSNGES, encoded by the coding sequence ATGCGAAAAATAGTTGTTGTGGATTATCCCAGGGACTGGGATGAAGCAATAGAAGACACCGAAGTGGTAGACGCGCAGTCTTACCTCACCGACACCAGCTACACCGATATCCGCAATGCCCGGGTGTTTAACCTCTGCCGCTCGTACCGCTACCAAAGCGCCGGGTATTATGTTTCACTGTTAGCCGAGGCCCGGAGCCACAAGGCTATTCCGAGCGTGACTACCATGCAGGACCTGAAAAGCCCTACCATCGTGCGAGCCATTACCGTGGAGATTGAGGAGCTGATTCACAAAAGCCTGTCCGGACTAAAATCAGAAAACTTTACGTTAAGCATTTACTTCGGGCAGAATGTGGCGGCAAAGTATGAGAAGCTTTGCAAAGCCCTGCACGACCACTTCCAGGCACCGTTGCTGCGGGCTCAATTTACGTGTAAGGATGCGTGGGTATTACAAAGTATCTCAGCCATACCCATCAACGATGTGCCTGCGTCGCACCGCTCTTACCTGAAGGAATTTGCAAAGGCTTATTTCGCCCGGCACCGCTTTTCTGGCGCCCGCATTTCCCGTAAAATATATGACCTTGCCATTTTGGTTGACCCGCAGGAAAAAGCGCCTCCCTCAAACCAGCGGGCCATACAGCATTTTGTGGAGGCGGCCGAGAGCCAAGGCTTTTACACAGAGCTTATCACCAAAGACGATTATCGCCGCCTGGCTGAGTTCGACGCGCTCTTTATCCGGGAAACCACCGCCGTGAACCACCACACGTACCGTTTTGCCCGAAAAGCCTTCGCCGATGGGCTGGTGGTGATCGACGACCCCACATCCATACTCCGGTGCACGAACAAGGTATACCTGGCCGAGCTGCTGACAAAGGCAAAGGTGCCTATTCCCAAAACCATGATCATTCATAAAGACAACCGAAAGCAGGTAGAGGCTGCCCTTGGCTTGCCGTGCGTGCTGAAGAAACCGGACAGCTCTTTCTCGCAGGGGGTGGTGAAAGTTAAAAACCAGGAAGACCTGCAGCAGCAGCTCGATGAAATGCTGTGTGACTCTGAGTTGATCATCGGGCAGGAGTACACGCCCACAGATTTCGACTGGCGCATCGGGGTGCTGGACAAGCAGCCACTATACGCCTGCAAGTATTTTATGGCCAAGGGACACTGGCAGATCTACAACTGGAATGTTGCCAAGAAGAAGGACGAGGAAGGAGCCGGCGAAACAGTGCCTTTTGAGCAGGTGCCTTTCCATGTGCTGCACACAGCCCTGAAAGCCGCAAACCTGATCGGCGATGGCCTTTATGGGGTGGACCTGAAGGAGATTGACGGCAAAGCCTATGTAATTGAAGTTAACGATAACCCAAGTATAGATGCCGGTGTGGAAGACAGAATCCTGAAAAAGGACCTGTATGGCGCCATCGTCAAGTCTATCAAAAAGCGCATCGACAACAATAAAAACATCCGTAGCAATGGCGAATCCTAA
- a CDS encoding pseudouridine synthase, translating to MLEIVFEDEHYVAINKPNGLLVHRTRIAEEKKEFALQLLRDQLGYRLFTIHRLDRGTSGVLLFAKTPEAAAAVVKAFEAREPNKVYFAIVRGYAPEAATIDTPIKPDKDHKHREPQEALTHYSRLATVELPIAVGRYATARYSLVRVKPETGRMHQIRKHFAHARHYVVGDKRHGDWRHNKMFLEEMQSSSLLLHAAQLSFQHPYSSQQVVVQAQLPQNMLRLCHTFGWAAVLEQQEALPQPLPTLIAD from the coding sequence GTGCTGGAGATAGTATTTGAGGATGAGCATTACGTGGCCATCAACAAGCCGAACGGGCTGTTGGTGCACCGTACCCGAATTGCCGAGGAGAAAAAGGAGTTTGCCCTGCAACTGTTGCGCGACCAGCTAGGCTACCGCCTGTTCACCATTCACCGCCTCGACCGCGGAACATCGGGCGTGTTGCTGTTTGCCAAGACACCAGAAGCCGCTGCTGCCGTGGTAAAGGCTTTTGAGGCCCGCGAACCGAATAAAGTATACTTTGCTATCGTGCGCGGCTATGCACCCGAGGCGGCCACCATCGATACACCCATCAAGCCAGACAAAGACCACAAACACCGGGAGCCACAGGAGGCACTTACACATTACTCCCGCCTGGCTACCGTAGAACTGCCTATTGCAGTTGGCCGCTACGCGACTGCGCGCTACAGCCTTGTGCGTGTAAAGCCGGAGACCGGACGCATGCACCAGATCCGGAAGCATTTCGCCCACGCGCGCCATTATGTTGTAGGTGATAAACGGCATGGCGACTGGCGCCATAACAAGATGTTTCTCGAGGAAATGCAGAGTTCTTCGCTGCTGCTGCACGCAGCCCAATTGTCATTTCAGCACCCTTATTCCAGCCAACAGGTAGTTGTGCAGGCGCAGCTGCCGCAGAATATGCTGCGGTTGTGCCACACGTTTGGCTGGGCTGCCGTATTGGAGCAGCAGGAGGCGTTGCCTCAGCCGCTGCCCACGCTTATAGCTGATTAA
- a CDS encoding carboxylate-amine ligase, protein MANPKRKLHLFEGYGVEMEYMIVHRQDLHVLPICDKLIFDEVGAYLSDVEFGDIAWSNELVLHVVELKTQGPVESLTKLHLKFQEHVQKINNMLAKYEAMLLPTGAHPLMNPYTDTKLWPHEHNAIYEAYNRIFDCRGHGWANLQSTHLNLPFQGDEEFGKLHAAIRMVLPILPALSASTPILDGKITGLADTRLEVYRHNQKAIPSIAGKVVPEAVFTKAAYEKQILQKMYAAIADKDPEGELQEEFLNSRGAIARFERNAIEIRVLDLQECPLADVAVLQAIVAVLQALVSERWAKLEELMAFDEDRLAAILLDVIREGGEASLQDQDFLRMFGAETNQTVTASMLWKHLVKETKGFYDGPEEANALQVILDHGNLSKRITKATGASPTQLSIKKVYQRLAECLQQGKMFIPVTTC, encoded by the coding sequence ATGGCGAATCCTAAGAGAAAGCTGCACCTGTTTGAGGGATACGGCGTGGAGATGGAATACATGATCGTGCATCGCCAGGACCTGCACGTTCTGCCCATCTGCGACAAGCTTATTTTTGATGAAGTGGGCGCCTACCTCTCTGACGTGGAGTTTGGGGATATAGCCTGGAGCAACGAATTGGTGCTGCACGTGGTGGAGCTGAAAACACAGGGGCCGGTGGAGAGTTTGACAAAGCTGCATCTCAAATTCCAGGAGCATGTGCAGAAAATCAATAACATGCTGGCTAAGTATGAGGCAATGCTGCTGCCAACCGGGGCGCACCCCCTGATGAACCCCTACACCGACACAAAGCTTTGGCCGCACGAGCACAACGCCATCTACGAAGCCTACAACCGCATCTTCGACTGCCGCGGCCACGGTTGGGCCAATTTGCAGAGCACCCACCTGAACCTGCCCTTCCAAGGGGATGAGGAGTTCGGTAAACTGCATGCGGCGATCCGGATGGTGCTGCCCATACTTCCTGCCCTTAGCGCCTCTACGCCCATTCTGGATGGAAAAATTACCGGCCTTGCCGATACGCGGCTTGAAGTATACCGGCACAACCAGAAGGCAATCCCAAGTATAGCAGGCAAGGTGGTTCCCGAGGCGGTTTTTACCAAAGCGGCTTATGAAAAGCAGATTCTGCAGAAGATGTATGCGGCCATAGCCGACAAAGACCCGGAAGGGGAGTTGCAGGAGGAGTTTCTGAACTCACGCGGCGCCATTGCCCGCTTCGAGCGCAACGCCATCGAAATACGCGTGCTGGACCTGCAGGAGTGCCCCCTGGCAGATGTGGCGGTGTTGCAGGCAATAGTGGCGGTGCTGCAGGCGCTGGTATCGGAGCGGTGGGCAAAGCTGGAGGAACTGATGGCTTTTGATGAAGACCGGCTGGCTGCCATACTTCTTGATGTGATCCGTGAGGGAGGCGAGGCTTCTTTGCAGGATCAGGATTTTCTGCGCATGTTCGGAGCTGAAACAAACCAAACAGTCACTGCCAGCATGTTATGGAAGCATCTGGTGAAAGAGACCAAAGGTTTCTATGACGGCCCAGAAGAAGCTAATGCACTGCAGGTTATACTTGACCATGGAAACCTATCCAAGCGGATAACCAAGGCAACCGGAGCATCACCAACCCAACTAAGTATAAAAAAAGTTTACCAGCGGCTGGCAGAATGCCTGCAGCAAGGGAAGATGTTTATACCCGTTACAACATGTTAA
- a CDS encoding ketopantoate reductase family protein produces MNKYKVAVIGIGGVGGYYGGILAQHFAHNDSCEISFVARGEHKYKIEQEGLKLELEEGTLVVHPHRVVEAPQDLGEQDLIIFCVKSYSLEQVCAQLDSSITSNTLLLPLLNGIEGIDYLQERFPEAKTLWGCVYIVASKAEPGVVKVQGKYNRLVWGHPNLPAEQLQRLQNLFQEAGINNELYTDAETKVWEKFSFISPVASLSSLTDKTMGELMGQEHLSSQLQQLMEELKKVAEAKGIKLPQELVAQNLEVVRKLPQEATSSMQRDFRSGNQTELENLTGYIVREGKEYGVETPLYSGLYQELKAKTV; encoded by the coding sequence ATGAACAAGTATAAAGTCGCGGTAATTGGCATTGGGGGAGTGGGCGGCTACTACGGCGGCATACTTGCCCAGCATTTTGCCCATAACGACTCCTGCGAAATCAGTTTTGTGGCCCGTGGTGAGCACAAGTACAAAATTGAGCAGGAAGGCCTAAAGCTTGAACTGGAGGAAGGTACGCTGGTGGTGCATCCGCACAGGGTAGTAGAGGCGCCGCAGGATCTGGGCGAGCAGGACCTGATCATTTTCTGCGTGAAGAGCTATAGCCTGGAACAGGTTTGCGCGCAGCTAGACTCAAGTATAACTTCAAATACGCTACTGCTTCCGCTGCTGAATGGTATAGAAGGTATAGATTATCTGCAGGAGCGCTTTCCAGAGGCAAAAACGCTTTGGGGCTGTGTGTACATAGTTGCCAGCAAAGCAGAACCGGGTGTAGTGAAAGTGCAGGGCAAGTATAACCGCCTGGTGTGGGGCCATCCAAACCTTCCTGCCGAACAGCTGCAGCGCCTGCAGAATTTGTTTCAGGAGGCGGGAATTAACAACGAGCTTTATACCGATGCTGAAACAAAAGTTTGGGAGAAATTCTCCTTTATATCACCTGTTGCGAGCCTCTCGTCCCTTACCGACAAAACGATGGGGGAACTGATGGGGCAGGAGCACCTGAGCAGCCAGTTACAGCAACTGATGGAGGAGCTGAAAAAAGTAGCTGAAGCTAAGGGTATCAAACTGCCGCAGGAGTTGGTGGCGCAAAACCTGGAAGTGGTGCGCAAGCTGCCTCAGGAGGCAACATCCTCTATGCAGCGCGATTTCAGGTCCGGCAACCAAACAGAGCTTGAAAATTTAACAGGCTATATTGTAAGAGAGGGGAAAGAATATGGCGTGGAGACACCACTATATTCGGGACTCTACCAGGAGCTTAAGGCAAAGACCGTATAA
- a CDS encoding DnaJ C-terminal domain-containing protein: MEYKDYYKILGVDKKASQADIKKAYRSLAKKYHPDKNKDNTAAEEKFKDISEAYEVLGDEEKRKQYDQLGTNWRQFQQGGFNGGARGQYQRQPGGGFQGTYSGGDFGDMFGGGSGGAGGFSDFFEQFFGGGARGGFGGQQAGRARKGQDYQADMEITLQEAYAGTSRLLTVNQQQLRIKTKPGVADGQVLRINGKGAPGGTPGDLYINIKVLPDPRFERRGDNLYATVPVDVFTALLGGEIEVNTMSGLLKLKVPEGTQPNKSLRLRGKGMPVYGKPDQFGDFYVKIEVKLPTNISAEERQLLEQLRDMRKARAV, from the coding sequence ATGGAATACAAGGACTATTACAAAATTCTTGGAGTCGATAAAAAGGCCTCACAGGCTGACATAAAAAAAGCCTACCGCAGCCTTGCAAAAAAGTACCACCCGGATAAAAATAAAGACAACACTGCCGCCGAGGAAAAATTTAAAGATATCAGCGAGGCCTACGAAGTACTTGGCGATGAGGAGAAACGAAAGCAGTATGACCAACTAGGCACCAACTGGCGCCAGTTTCAGCAGGGTGGCTTTAACGGTGGCGCACGCGGGCAATACCAGCGGCAGCCAGGGGGCGGTTTTCAGGGCACGTACTCAGGCGGTGATTTTGGGGATATGTTCGGGGGCGGTAGCGGCGGGGCTGGGGGCTTCTCCGACTTCTTCGAACAGTTTTTTGGTGGAGGCGCTAGGGGAGGCTTCGGGGGACAGCAGGCAGGAAGGGCACGCAAGGGCCAGGATTACCAGGCAGACATGGAGATTACGCTACAGGAGGCATACGCCGGCACCAGCCGCCTGCTGACGGTGAACCAGCAGCAACTACGTATCAAAACAAAACCGGGGGTGGCCGATGGGCAGGTGCTGCGCATCAACGGCAAAGGAGCGCCGGGAGGTACCCCCGGCGACTTGTACATCAACATCAAAGTATTGCCCGATCCGCGGTTCGAACGCCGTGGCGATAATTTATATGCCACTGTGCCCGTGGATGTTTTTACCGCCTTGCTTGGAGGGGAGATTGAAGTAAACACCATGAGTGGCTTGCTTAAATTAAAGGTGCCGGAGGGAACGCAGCCTAACAAGTCGCTGCGCCTGCGGGGCAAGGGCATGCCGGTCTATGGAAAGCCGGATCAATTCGGGGATTTTTACGTAAAAATAGAAGTGAAACTGCCAACCAACATCAGCGCAGAAGAGCGGCAACTGCTGGAGCAGCTACGCGACATGCGCAAAGCCAGGGCAGTTTAG
- a CDS encoding cation diffusion facilitator family transporter has product MIQNKIKNLNENIRLQLFVVLVGVLLLVGKFIAFILTNSNAILTDALESIINVVAGAFSLYSLVLSQTPRDENHPYGHGKIEFVAATLEGSLILVAGGAIILKSAFNLVNPVPLQQLDIGIALIAASGLINYAVGIMTEKRGVRTNSLVLTAGGRHLKTDAYSTAGILLGLVLIYFTGLVWLDSVVAILFGILIGYTGYRILRSSIAGIMDEADYDLLKRIVEVLNKNRRENWIDIHNLRVIKYGTTLHIDCHLTVPWYLTVLESHDEVEAVARVVREEIDPGIELFVHTDPCIAPSCTICTKGDCQRRNSTFMERVEWDFDKVIADRKHGTY; this is encoded by the coding sequence TTGATCCAGAATAAAATCAAAAACCTGAACGAGAACATCCGGCTGCAACTCTTTGTGGTGTTGGTGGGCGTGCTGTTGCTGGTGGGTAAATTTATTGCCTTTATACTTACTAACTCCAATGCCATCCTGACAGATGCGCTTGAGTCTATTATCAACGTGGTGGCAGGGGCGTTTTCGCTCTACAGCCTGGTGCTCTCCCAAACGCCGCGGGATGAGAACCACCCCTACGGGCACGGCAAGATTGAATTTGTGGCCGCCACCCTGGAGGGATCTCTTATCTTGGTGGCTGGCGGGGCCATCATACTAAAGTCCGCGTTCAACCTGGTGAATCCTGTTCCCCTGCAGCAACTGGACATTGGTATTGCTCTGATTGCAGCTTCGGGTCTGATAAACTATGCGGTGGGCATAATGACGGAAAAACGGGGGGTGCGCACTAACTCACTGGTGCTGACAGCTGGCGGGCGGCACCTAAAGACTGATGCCTACTCAACGGCAGGCATTCTTCTGGGCCTGGTGCTGATTTATTTTACTGGTTTGGTGTGGCTGGATAGTGTGGTGGCCATTCTGTTTGGTATCCTGATTGGCTACACGGGCTATCGTATACTTCGCTCCTCCATTGCGGGCATTATGGATGAAGCCGATTACGACCTGCTCAAGCGCATTGTGGAGGTGCTAAACAAGAACCGCCGCGAAAACTGGATTGACATTCACAACCTGCGTGTGATCAAGTATGGCACAACGCTGCACATCGACTGCCACCTGACGGTGCCCTGGTATCTGACGGTGCTGGAATCTCATGATGAGGTGGAGGCGGTGGCGCGCGTGGTGCGTGAGGAGATCGATCCCGGCATCGAGCTTTTTGTGCATACGGACCCCTGCATTGCGCCGTCTTGCACCATCTGTACTAAGGGAGACTGCCAACGTCGCAACTCTACGTTTATGGAGCGTGTGGAATGGGATTTCGATAAAGTAATTGCCGACCGTAAGCACGGTACGTATTGA
- a CDS encoding YqaE/Pmp3 family membrane protein encodes MKIKSLLHFVLVLFIGQFLFSCSSAEYYKFSPDKPEAYNTTKAKPTPTDNNALLAPTVAEVKVSDAAPTPATVAPELLASTAAPVVATKKSATVVEAPAVKEEVTLEKREMTVAEAEALAMAKERLANMSKAEKKALKKDMREVMRQSGGGANIVEIILAILLPPLAVFLHDGIGTSFWINIILTLLFVLPGIIHALLVVTDTI; translated from the coding sequence ATGAAAATTAAAAGTTTACTTCATTTCGTATTGGTGCTGTTCATTGGGCAGTTCCTCTTTTCCTGTAGCTCAGCAGAGTATTACAAGTTCTCGCCAGATAAGCCCGAAGCTTACAACACCACCAAGGCCAAACCTACGCCAACTGACAACAATGCACTTCTTGCTCCAACAGTGGCTGAAGTTAAGGTATCGGATGCTGCGCCTACGCCAGCCACTGTGGCACCGGAACTTTTGGCTTCCACAGCCGCACCTGTTGTGGCTACAAAAAAGTCGGCAACGGTAGTAGAAGCCCCTGCTGTGAAAGAGGAAGTGACACTAGAGAAGCGGGAGATGACCGTGGCAGAAGCAGAGGCTTTAGCCATGGCGAAGGAGCGCCTCGCTAATATGAGCAAAGCTGAGAAAAAAGCGTTGAAAAAGGACATGCGCGAGGTGATGCGCCAGAGCGGCGGCGGTGCCAACATCGTTGAAATTATCCTGGCGATTCTGTTGCCTCCACTGGCCGTGTTCCTGCACGATGGCATCGGCACCTCATTCTGGATCAACATTATCCTGACGCTGCTGTTCGTGCTTCCGGGTATCATCCACGCCTTGTTGGTTGTGACGGATACGATCTAG
- a CDS encoding N-formylglutamate amidohydrolase, with protein MLRLLLTCEHGGNDIPQAYVALFEGKEELLQSHRGYDLGALELFHTISSLADKCFSSTTSRLLVELNRSINHKDLFSETTAPLPEPEKQQILKQYYKPYRGQVEEMVHDFVQAGRRVLHIAVHTFTPELDGEVRDADIGLLYDPKKEAAHEFCRSWKKLLLVHDSSLLVRFNYPYLGIADGFPTYLRRKFSEEQYIGIELEVNQKFVTSERHRWPDVQQALKLSLHELLRQRRLYETQAEEED; from the coding sequence ATGTTAAGACTATTGCTTACCTGCGAACACGGCGGAAACGACATACCCCAGGCATATGTCGCCCTGTTTGAGGGCAAAGAGGAACTGCTGCAGTCACACCGGGGCTACGACCTGGGTGCACTGGAACTGTTCCACACCATAAGCAGCCTGGCCGACAAATGCTTTAGCTCCACCACCAGCCGGCTGCTGGTGGAGCTAAACCGCTCCATCAACCACAAAGACCTTTTTTCTGAAACAACTGCTCCGCTGCCTGAGCCTGAGAAACAGCAGATCCTGAAGCAGTACTACAAACCCTACCGCGGGCAGGTAGAGGAGATGGTGCATGATTTTGTTCAGGCGGGAAGGCGGGTGCTGCACATAGCCGTACACACCTTCACGCCTGAACTGGACGGTGAAGTGCGGGACGCTGACATCGGGCTTCTCTATGATCCGAAAAAAGAAGCCGCACACGAATTCTGCCGCTCCTGGAAAAAACTGCTCCTGGTGCACGATAGCAGCCTGCTGGTGCGCTTCAACTATCCCTACCTGGGCATCGCGGATGGTTTCCCGACGTACCTGCGCCGCAAATTCAGCGAGGAGCAGTACATTGGTATTGAGTTGGAAGTAAATCAGAAGTTTGTTACCTCGGAGCGGCACCGGTGGCCGGACGTGCAACAGGCGCTAAAGCTTTCCCTGCACGAGCTCCTGCGGCAGCGGCGCCTCTACGAAACGCAGGCAGAGGAAGAAGACTAG